Proteins from a single region of Synechococcus sp. WH 8109:
- a CDS encoding cofactor assembly of complex C subunit B, whose product MPGPARAVLICALLLLGLTVTNAEVAQTVTPEFQRAEVLAGMAAVGLMLVAVLWTRANPKSAEKVPLKGEQGLLMADQFSENQQQELAWGSHMLLTATPAASVLVLWRHQVVLRRGLISQEVFQPGAITQRAMEREQTISLVNTTLFPGRAEFDAMLPSLPAIVVCPMGNEGAVIVGGWSPRCFTRSDERWIEGWTQRLRTTLGAGDASPVPPDSA is encoded by the coding sequence ATGCCAGGTCCCGCCCGAGCCGTTCTGATCTGTGCGCTCTTGTTGCTGGGTCTGACTGTGACCAATGCAGAGGTAGCGCAGACAGTCACACCGGAATTTCAACGGGCAGAAGTTCTTGCCGGGATGGCAGCGGTGGGCCTGATGCTGGTGGCGGTGCTGTGGACACGGGCGAACCCAAAGTCAGCAGAGAAAGTTCCGTTGAAGGGAGAACAGGGACTTTTGATGGCGGATCAGTTCAGCGAAAACCAACAACAGGAGTTGGCCTGGGGCAGCCACATGCTGTTGACAGCGACGCCAGCGGCATCCGTGCTCGTGCTCTGGCGCCATCAAGTCGTACTGCGTCGGGGCCTGATCAGTCAGGAGGTTTTCCAGCCAGGAGCGATCACCCAACGGGCCATGGAGCGTGAGCAAACCATCTCCTTGGTCAACACAACGCTCTTTCCTGGCCGAGCGGAATTCGACGCGATGCTGCCTTCACTCCCCGCCATCGTTGTTTGCCCGATGGGGAACGAGGGGGCCGTGATCGTGGGGGGTTGGTCGCCCCGTTGTTTCACCCGCTCCGATGAGCGATGGATTGAGGGCTGGACCCAGCGTCTCAGAACGACACTTGGGGCCGGCGATGCTTCTCCTGTGCCGCCGGACTCAGCTTGA
- a CDS encoding TerB family tellurite resistance protein translates to MTTPEAFAAIALAAVACDGRLGRDEAHALRLQLENRSLYCDSSEAAMGELFDRLLLLLREQGVQGLITSALPQLNRSQQQSALAVAAHLAHADRKITAEETDLLDQLTRQMTLPDNEARMIVEAIAALNRDMLDS, encoded by the coding sequence ATGACGACTCCCGAGGCTTTTGCCGCTATTGCCCTTGCCGCTGTTGCCTGTGATGGAAGGCTGGGGCGGGATGAGGCCCATGCCCTGCGCCTTCAGCTGGAGAACCGATCGCTTTACTGCGACAGCTCTGAAGCGGCCATGGGTGAATTGTTTGACCGCTTGCTGTTGCTGTTACGGGAGCAGGGCGTCCAGGGCTTGATCACGTCCGCCTTGCCTCAGCTCAATCGATCCCAGCAGCAGTCCGCCCTGGCTGTGGCAGCGCATCTCGCGCATGCCGACCGCAAGATCACAGCGGAGGAGACCGATCTCCTGGACCAGCTCACCCGTCAGATGACACTGCCCGACAACGAAGCCCGCATGATTGTTGAGGCAATTGCAGCCTTGAACCGCGACATGCTGGACAGCTAA
- the psb32 gene encoding photosystem II repair protein Psb32, translated as MPRSARRLLASLLSFGVCFLLWAPASLAISPAALGGSLPDALVIDDADVFSRASRGELEAKLRSFEDQRVDARLITLRRLDYGITLNSFGEELLETWSSPSGNPLLLMLIEASNKRSAVVANQELEAQLPPSLLKSTARTTMTVPLREGDRYRQASVDGLTRLSTVLSGGEDPGPPKEIERVTLPTNIPTKAETAESDATKWVIILLVLGTIIPMATWWVFSR; from the coding sequence ATGCCTCGTTCCGCCCGACGCCTATTGGCCAGCCTCCTTAGTTTCGGGGTCTGTTTTCTTCTATGGGCCCCTGCCAGTCTGGCGATCTCACCTGCTGCACTGGGTGGAAGCCTGCCGGATGCGTTGGTTATCGACGATGCCGATGTGTTCAGCCGCGCCAGCCGTGGTGAATTGGAAGCGAAATTGCGCAGCTTTGAAGATCAACGGGTCGATGCCCGTTTAATCACGCTGCGGCGTTTGGATTACGGCATCACCTTGAACAGCTTCGGTGAGGAACTCCTTGAAACATGGAGCTCACCCAGCGGCAATCCCTTGCTACTGATGTTGATCGAAGCCTCCAACAAGCGTTCCGCTGTGGTGGCTAATCAGGAGCTTGAGGCACAGCTTCCTCCCAGCCTGCTGAAGAGCACCGCCCGTACAACGATGACTGTGCCCTTGCGGGAGGGCGATCGTTATCGCCAGGCATCCGTTGATGGTCTCACCCGACTTTCAACCGTTCTCTCGGGTGGCGAGGATCCCGGCCCTCCGAAGGAGATCGAACGGGTCACCCTGCCCACCAACATTCCCACTAAGGCCGAAACCGCTGAAAGCGATGCCACTAAGTGGGTGATCATCCTGTTGGTTCTTGGAACCATCATTCCGATGGCCACCTGGTGGGTTTTCTCGCGTTGA
- the pxcA gene encoding proton extrusion protein PcxA codes for MSRRKWINLFSNSQAIELSSDLERGYEAALLIQSLELEYYGDRQIRPELKLSVPRSVQSTILRRFKTALAICRNSKATLSKQRGQLDSQELRQLQLIESVVSRYGSHRSSTSPSISRSPDALPRSLLGVFDSIRLQLDPSTEDSVVAGYRRRRDSTLISLRVLLLLVLVPLLVQQIAGTYLISPAVNKFSPELPFLSYPKPQLEEKAAEKLRLYKQELEFDAFLKGVQPLEEGALRDKLTEKAAELKHDADEESLKAIKNVFSDLAGLIAFAVVCFMSRDELRVLRGFIDEAVYGLSDSAKAFAIILFTDIFVGYHSPEGWQVLLEGIAGHFGLPSSQSFVNLFIATFPVVLATIFKYWIFRYLNRVSPSSVATLKGMNGSG; via the coding sequence ATGAGCCGCCGTAAGTGGATCAACCTGTTCAGCAACAGCCAAGCGATCGAGCTCTCCAGTGATCTTGAGCGTGGTTATGAGGCGGCTCTGCTCATCCAAAGCCTGGAGTTGGAGTACTACGGCGACCGGCAGATCCGGCCGGAGCTCAAGCTCTCCGTTCCGCGCTCTGTTCAGTCCACGATTCTTCGCCGCTTTAAAACCGCGCTGGCCATCTGCCGCAATTCAAAAGCGACTCTCTCGAAACAACGGGGCCAACTGGATTCCCAGGAGTTGCGTCAACTTCAACTGATTGAATCTGTAGTGAGCCGCTATGGATCGCATCGATCAAGCACTTCGCCGTCGATTAGCCGCTCACCGGATGCCCTCCCCCGTTCGCTTCTGGGTGTCTTCGACAGCATTCGCCTCCAGTTAGATCCCTCGACGGAAGACAGCGTCGTGGCGGGGTATCGACGCCGGCGGGACAGCACGCTGATTTCACTGAGGGTTCTGCTTCTTCTCGTTTTGGTTCCCTTGCTTGTTCAGCAGATTGCTGGCACCTATCTGATCTCGCCTGCGGTAAATAAGTTTTCACCCGAACTGCCTTTCCTGAGCTACCCGAAGCCTCAGCTGGAAGAGAAGGCGGCTGAAAAACTTCGGCTCTACAAGCAAGAACTTGAATTCGATGCCTTCCTCAAGGGCGTGCAGCCCCTTGAGGAGGGCGCTCTGCGCGACAAGCTCACCGAAAAAGCGGCTGAACTCAAGCACGATGCCGATGAGGAAAGTCTCAAGGCGATCAAGAATGTTTTTTCGGATTTGGCAGGTCTGATCGCCTTCGCCGTGGTGTGTTTTATGAGCCGCGATGAACTGCGTGTTCTGCGTGGGTTTATTGATGAGGCTGTTTACGGGTTGAGTGATTCGGCCAAGGCCTTCGCCATCATCCTGTTTACCGACATCTTCGTGGGTTACCACAGCCCAGAAGGTTGGCAGGTCTTGCTGGAAGGGATTGCCGGGCATTTCGGCCTTCCCTCCAGCCAAAGTTTCGTCAACCTCTTCATCGCGACGTTCCCAGTGGTGTTGGCGACGATTTTCAAGTATTGGATTTTCAGATATCTCAACCGTGTGTCTCCGTCTTCCGTTGCGACGCTGAAGGGAATGAATGGCAGTGGTTGA
- the cobU gene encoding bifunctional adenosylcobinamide kinase/adenosylcobinamide-phosphate guanylyltransferase — translation MAVVDPSSTVEPPVAGQTSRLILVSGPSRSGKSRWAEHLLRHHPVVTYIATAAARPDDREWQKRLEAHRQRRPDHWSVSECGAELVSVINGLAPGQSVLIDALGGFVAQHLELTASEWDHLCEQLIASIRASHCTFVLVIEETGWGVVPPTRIGGLFRDRLGTLAQALDPVADAAWLVLQGRALDLHSLGQVVP, via the coding sequence ATGGCAGTGGTTGACCCCTCCTCCACAGTGGAGCCCCCCGTTGCCGGCCAGACCAGCCGGCTGATCCTGGTGAGTGGGCCAAGCCGCAGTGGCAAGAGCCGTTGGGCTGAGCACCTGTTAAGACACCACCCTGTTGTGACCTACATCGCCACGGCGGCCGCCCGACCGGATGACCGTGAGTGGCAAAAGCGCCTGGAGGCCCACCGGCAGCGTCGGCCCGACCATTGGAGCGTTTCCGAATGTGGAGCAGAGCTGGTGAGCGTGATCAACGGCCTTGCTCCCGGGCAATCTGTTCTGATTGATGCACTCGGTGGTTTTGTTGCCCAGCACCTGGAACTCACTGCATCTGAGTGGGATCACCTCTGTGAACAGCTGATCGCCTCGATCAGGGCATCGCACTGCACGTTTGTTCTGGTGATCGAAGAAACAGGCTGGGGCGTTGTTCCCCCTACACGCATTGGAGGCTTGTTCCGTGATCGTCTCGGAACCCTCGCGCAAGCACTTGACCCCGTTGCTGACGCTGCCTGGCTCGTTCTCCAGGGTCGCGCTCTGGATCTCCATTCCCTTGGCCAGGTGGTGCCATGA
- a CDS encoding tRNA (cytidine(34)-2'-O)-methyltransferase has protein sequence MTEIAPLRIALFEPQIPPNTGNIARTSAAFRVPLTLIEPLGFKVDDRSVRRAGLDYWPHVQLSITSNFAEFQAELRPEQRLIGCSRRGGSSLSSFTFQRGDVLLFGREDTGLPEPVREACDSILTIPMPGAADDAGQGGVRSLNLSVACALVTYVAGQKLRLW, from the coding sequence ATGACTGAAATTGCCCCCCTGCGTATTGCTCTGTTCGAGCCTCAGATCCCTCCGAACACCGGCAACATCGCCCGCACCTCGGCGGCTTTCAGGGTGCCGTTGACCCTGATTGAACCCCTCGGCTTCAAGGTGGATGATCGAAGCGTTCGTCGTGCAGGTCTTGATTACTGGCCCCACGTTCAGCTTTCAATCACTTCCAACTTTGCCGAGTTCCAAGCTGAGCTTCGTCCTGAGCAGAGGTTGATCGGCTGCAGTCGTCGTGGTGGGTCATCGCTCTCCTCGTTCACGTTTCAACGGGGAGATGTTCTGCTGTTTGGTCGTGAAGACACCGGTCTACCGGAACCGGTGCGCGAAGCCTGCGACAGCATCCTCACGATCCCCATGCCTGGAGCTGCTGATGACGCAGGCCAAGGAGGTGTTCGCAGCCTCAACCTTTCCGTAGCCTGCGCCCTGGTGACTTACGTGGCTGGACAAAAGTTGCGGTTGTGGTGA
- a CDS encoding M23 family metallopeptidase, translated as MRATLALAAAVTPVLSLGLWSGLPGIADNATFDLAELPPLPALSTNNSVAVVSKVETSNQVWFKVVRATSLRRFAELLNLDREVLASLNNVPSSHVFDNESWLSLPDSARVVAVTLSSLNESSERQTLPLVAPPPVSATAKIKSGDSLASFLKRHGVTQKQLLSWNPGLQLSALTIGQELQIAQASSGQSILSVRPLISGGAAWPDRPLLSSADQPDSLKPPIVGYQWPTKGVFTSGYGWRWGRMHKGIDIANNTGTPVFAARDGIVSFSGWRGAYGYLVEIAHSDGELTRYAHNSRLLVKKGQIVPRGSRISLMGSTGRSTGPHLHFEIRRAGGAALNPLVKLPARKA; from the coding sequence ATGCGCGCAACGCTTGCTCTCGCAGCTGCTGTAACCCCTGTTTTGTCTTTGGGTCTGTGGAGTGGCCTTCCCGGGATCGCCGATAACGCCACTTTTGATCTTGCAGAGCTGCCCCCTCTGCCAGCTCTATCTACGAACAATTCCGTTGCTGTTGTCAGCAAAGTCGAAACCAGCAATCAAGTCTGGTTCAAAGTTGTTCGTGCCACGTCCTTGCGGCGGTTCGCTGAGCTATTAAACCTCGATCGTGAGGTGCTGGCCTCGTTAAACAACGTTCCAAGCTCCCACGTTTTTGATAATGAAAGTTGGCTTTCCTTGCCGGACTCTGCACGGGTTGTTGCCGTGACGTTGTCGTCACTCAACGAGTCCAGTGAACGTCAGACGCTTCCGTTAGTTGCCCCACCTCCGGTAAGCGCCACGGCCAAAATCAAGTCAGGCGACTCTCTAGCATCGTTCCTTAAACGCCATGGCGTTACGCAAAAGCAGCTGTTGAGTTGGAATCCAGGCCTTCAGCTAAGTGCTTTAACGATCGGCCAGGAACTGCAGATCGCTCAAGCCTCTTCAGGTCAGTCAATCCTGTCTGTTCGCCCCCTCATCAGTGGAGGCGCTGCATGGCCTGATCGCCCTCTGTTGTCTTCAGCCGACCAGCCCGACAGCCTGAAGCCGCCGATTGTTGGTTACCAGTGGCCCACCAAGGGGGTTTTCACGTCCGGTTATGGGTGGCGCTGGGGACGCATGCACAAAGGCATTGATATCGCCAACAACACTGGAACGCCCGTTTTTGCTGCACGTGATGGAATCGTTTCTTTTTCCGGCTGGAGAGGCGCTTACGGCTATCTGGTTGAAATCGCCCACAGTGATGGCGAATTAACGCGTTATGCCCACAACAGCCGTCTTTTGGTCAAAAAAGGACAGATTGTTCCCCGTGGCTCTCGCATCTCACTGATGGGAAGCACCGGAAGAAGCACCGGCCCTCACCTTCACTTTGAAATCCGTCGGGCCGGTGGCGCTGCCCTCAATCCCTTGGTCAAACTTCCGGCACGTAAGGCCTAA